The region ATGCCGTTCTCCAACCGGGGGAAGGGATTGACCTCGCCGGTGGGGCCCATCGGCAGCGGGATCTTGGCCATCCTGGCGTTCGGCAGGGTCTTGGCCAGGTCGGGCCGGTGGTTGTTGACGAGCGTCTGTGCGTTGCCGGTGACCACGAAGGACTTGCCGTTGGCGAGCTTCTGGCGTGCCTGGTCGTCGGTCTGGGTGAAGCTCTCCGGGTCGAGCAGGCCCTCGGCGACAAGCTTGTGCAGGTAGGTGACCACCTGCTTGTACTGCTCGGAGGAGCCGGTGTAGGTGAACTTCTTCGCCGTCGGGTCCCAGGTGGCGTGCTGGAAGTCCCAGCCCGCGTAGGTGCCGTGGGACGAACCGAGAATCCCCAGCAGGGCGCCGGTCGGGTTGGGCTTGCTGAAGAGGTCGGAGTACGGGTAGACGTTCGGGTACTTCGCCTTCATCGCCTTGAGCACCGTGTACAGGTCGTCCCAGGTCTTCGGGGTCGGGAGGTTGAGCTCCTGCATGATGTCGGTGCGCACCAGCACCGTGTAGTCCTGCGTGGGCTTCTCGTGCAGCCCGGGCAGCAGGTAGAACTTACCGTCGGCCTGCCGCAGGTTGTCGATCTCCGGCTTGAGGTTCCACTTGGTGATCTTTTCCTTGAGGTTGGGCATCAGATCCAGGTAGTCGCTCACCGGGAGGATGGCCCCGGAGGACACGAACGCATCCTCCTGCGGGTGGTACGTCTTCGGGATGATCAGCGGGGCGTCCCCGGCGCCGATCAGCAGGCTGCGTTTCTGCTCGTAGTCACTGAGCGGGACCGCCACCGGATCGATCGTGACGTTGGTCCGCTTGGTCAACTCGGACCAGAACAGCCAGTCCTCCTTGAGCGGATAGAACGTGTGGTTGTTGTAGAGGGTGGAGAAGGAGAGCGCCTCGGTGGCCTTGAACTGGTCGCCGACGCCGTAGTTGGCCATCGCGCCGACCCGGTTCTCCGAGAGGTCCTTCGACTCGCCGGGGTCCTCGGAACAGGCGGTGGTGAGGGTGAGCGCGAGCAGACCCGCGGTGGCTACCGCCACGCGGCGCCACGT is a window of Micromonospora sp. WMMD961 DNA encoding:
- a CDS encoding extracellular solute-binding protein — its product is MLHKTWRRVAVATAGLLALTLTTACSEDPGESKDLSENRVGAMANYGVGDQFKATEALSFSTLYNNHTFYPLKEDWLFWSELTKRTNVTIDPVAVPLSDYEQKRSLLIGAGDAPLIIPKTYHPQEDAFVSSGAILPVSDYLDLMPNLKEKITKWNLKPEIDNLRQADGKFYLLPGLHEKPTQDYTVLVRTDIMQELNLPTPKTWDDLYTVLKAMKAKYPNVYPYSDLFSKPNPTGALLGILGSSHGTYAGWDFQHATWDPTAKKFTYTGSSEQYKQVVTYLHKLVAEGLLDPESFTQTDDQARQKLANGKSFVVTGNAQTLVNNHRPDLAKTLPNARMAKIPLPMGPTGEVNPFPRLENGIMISSKARESKNFVAMMQFIDWLWYSDAGLEFARWGVEGTTFTKDASGKRSLIPDVDFLGLNPKAPKHLQKDFGFQNGVFAYGGSPDLVRGFFSPEELEFQKVMDARKPREVPPPRPFTDEEREQVSLWETPLKDFVTQNTLKFALGQRPLTEWDAYVAELKAKNSEQYIDLVNKAYERFQKKNG